The sequence TTTTAGCGCTTGACTTGCGGGTAGAACGTTTCTTGCCCTTTGTAGAGCCTGACTTACCGTTAGATTTCTTTTTGCTAGAGGCTTCTTCCTCATCATCGCTATCATCTTCATCTTCTTCATTTTCATCTTCACTAGTGTCTTCGTCTTCTTCATCGTCATCTTCTTCATCTGTTGCTTCTTCTTTAGACTTTTTAGAAGCTTTCTTACTTGAAGAGGTTTCTTCTTTTTCTTCTTCATCCTCGTCTTCCTCTTCATCACTTCCATCTTCACGTGTCGCGGCAATTTGATTCATTTTCTCTTCTAATTGCTGCAAACGGTCCTGAAGTTCTTCATTTTCCTGTTTAAGCGCATCATAGTCCTGGTTTGACTCTTCTTCAGAGCTGTTTGTTTCTGTTGAATTTACGGCCGTTTCCGTGTCTTCAGATGCTTCCTCATCTTTATCACGCTTAAACAGATTGGCTGTTGATGATTTTAGGGACACAGCGGCTTTTCTGGATCTTTCTTTTGCTGCTTTCCCGAAGTCCAGGCTTTTGCTTTTGATTTTCTCTTGATCGATACGATCTAATAGTTTTTTTCCATTTTCAGGTGTTGCCAGATATCCTACAGTTGCTCCCAACAGACTTCCAGCTACGGTTCTCTTGATAGGGCCGCTTCTTCTTGTTTTGTTCTCGTTTGTTGAATTCTTTTCTTGTCCTTGATTCTCAACTGTTGTGTTTTGCGTATTTTTTTCTGCCATCAGTAAAACCTCCAATTAGTTTGTTTCCGCCGTGTTAAGACGGTTCGTATCCAGTTTCTTTTCAAGTGATTCCAATCGTTCCTGTAATTTCTTATTTTCCTCTTCAAGTGCTTTCGTGTTGTTATCTGCGGCTTTGGAACTTAAGTACGGGTCATTTTCCCACCAGTCCATGCCTATTTCTTTCGCTTTATCTACGGAAGCAACGATTAAGCGGATTTTAATCGTGAGCAGCTCGACATCGGCAATTCCCACCGTAATATCCCCTGCTACGACAACTCCTTTATCTAAAATCTTTTCTAATACATCCACGATTGTGTTGGATTGTACCGGATGCTCCATTCCCATCATGTAACCTCCCTAATCGGCATTACATTAAGCTCCCTAAAGGACCAAGATCTATATTCAAGTCTTCTGCATCAAGACCAAATACCTCTTTTAACTCTTCCATTTTTTCTTCTAAGTTCATCAGGGCTATGCCTAAATTCTCCACTTGTTCATCCGTTAAAGTACCGCCTTCGACACGCCGCATTGCAT is a genomic window of Rossellomorea sp. y25 containing:
- the gvpT gene encoding GvpT/GvpP family gas vesicle accessory protein; the encoded protein is MAEKNTQNTTVENQGQEKNSTNENKTRRSGPIKRTVAGSLLGATVGYLATPENGKKLLDRIDQEKIKSKSLDFGKAAKERSRKAAVSLKSSTANLFKRDKDEEASEDTETAVNSTETNSSEEESNQDYDALKQENEELQDRLQQLEEKMNQIAATREDGSDEEEDEDEEEKEETSSSKKASKKSKEEATDEEDDDEEDEDTSEDENEEDEDDSDDEEEASSKKKSNGKSGSTKGKKRSTRKSSAKSKKSAKKDDDKDEDQEEDTTLSTEDDTVA
- a CDS encoding gas vesicle protein encodes the protein MGMEHPVQSNTIVDVLEKILDKGVVVAGDITVGIADVELLTIKIRLIVASVDKAKEIGMDWWENDPYLSSKAADNNTKALEEENKKLQERLESLEKKLDTNRLNTAETN
- a CDS encoding gas vesicle protein K produces the protein MPQASGTNGRINFDPEKAEQGLAQLVLTVVELLRQIVERHAMRRVEGGTLTDEQVENLGIALMNLEEKMEELKEVFGLDAEDLNIDLGPLGSLM